From a region of the Azospirillum formosense genome:
- a CDS encoding hemolysin family protein produces MSEISDSRTPREDGADDQQSLGHLFRGWMRTVLGGRDDATLRATIEDLIEDQDSGEGSLGAGERALLANILKLRDRTVDDVMVPRADIVAVEVDTPFPALVQRMAEEAHSRLPVFRETLDDVVGMVHIKDVLVAMASRTPVELKDIVRDLSIVAPSMPVVDLLVQMRQKRQHMALVVDEFGGIDGLVTIEDLVEEIVGEIEDEHDEEATPHFVERPDGSIIADARVSIEDFEDRVGAFLTEEEREDIDTLGGLVVSLAGRVPGKGEMLVHPSGLEFEIVEADPRRIKRLRVRTAPAENSALAEVG; encoded by the coding sequence ATGAGCGAGATTTCCGACAGTCGAACGCCCCGTGAAGACGGGGCCGACGATCAACAATCCTTGGGCCACCTGTTTCGCGGGTGGATGAGGACCGTTCTGGGGGGGCGCGACGATGCCACCCTGCGCGCCACGATCGAGGACCTGATCGAGGATCAGGACAGCGGTGAGGGATCGCTGGGGGCGGGCGAGCGTGCCCTGCTCGCCAACATCCTGAAGCTGCGGGACCGCACCGTCGACGACGTGATGGTGCCCCGCGCGGACATCGTGGCGGTGGAGGTGGACACGCCGTTCCCCGCCCTCGTCCAGCGCATGGCGGAGGAAGCGCATTCCCGCCTGCCGGTGTTCCGTGAAACGCTCGACGACGTCGTCGGCATGGTCCACATCAAGGACGTGCTCGTGGCGATGGCCAGCCGGACGCCGGTCGAACTCAAGGACATCGTGCGCGATCTCAGCATCGTCGCGCCCAGCATGCCGGTGGTCGACCTTCTGGTCCAGATGCGCCAGAAGCGCCAGCACATGGCGCTGGTGGTCGACGAGTTCGGCGGCATCGACGGACTCGTCACCATCGAGGATCTGGTCGAGGAGATCGTCGGCGAGATCGAGGACGAGCACGACGAGGAAGCGACTCCCCATTTCGTGGAACGTCCCGACGGCTCGATCATCGCCGACGCCCGCGTCTCCATCGAGGATTTCGAGGACCGCGTCGGCGCCTTCCTGACCGAGGAGGAGCGCGAGGACATCGACACGCTCGGCGGTCTCGTCGTGTCGCTGGCCGGGCGGGTGCCGGGCAAGGGGGAGATGCTGGTCCATCCCTCCGGGCTGGAGTTCGAGATCGTCGAGGCCGATCCACGCCGCATCAAGCGGCTGCGCGTCCGCACCGCCCCCGCCGAGAATTCGGCCCTGGCCGAGGTCGGGTAA
- the metK gene encoding methionine adenosyltransferase, with protein sequence MAKLNYVFTSESVSEGHPDKVCDRISDAIVDLYLSHDPYARVAVETLATTNQIVLAGEVRGPESITPDMLVQVARAAVKDIGYEQDGFHWEKMDVKCFVHSQSADIAVGVDAAGEKDEGAGDQGIMFGYACNETPALMPAPIYYSHAILKSLAEARHSGAAPQLGPDAKSQVTLQYENGKPVRATAVVVSTQHAEGLTQEEVREIVRPHVLNCLPAGWMCDEANFYVNPTGRFVIGGPDGDAGLTGRKIIVDTYGGAAPHGGGAFSGKDPTKVDRSAAYAARYLAKNVVAAGLAERCTIQLSYAIGVSKPLSVYVDTHGTGTVDEDRLSEVLQKLVDLSPRGIRTHLGLNRPVYARTAAYGHFGREAEADGGFSWEKTDLVNDLRTAFF encoded by the coding sequence GTGGCCAAGCTCAACTACGTGTTCACCAGCGAGTCCGTGTCCGAAGGCCATCCGGACAAGGTGTGCGACCGCATCTCCGACGCGATCGTCGATCTGTACCTGTCGCACGACCCCTACGCCCGTGTGGCGGTGGAGACGCTGGCGACCACCAACCAGATCGTTCTGGCCGGTGAGGTGCGCGGGCCCGAGAGCATCACCCCCGACATGCTGGTGCAGGTCGCCCGCGCCGCGGTTAAGGACATCGGCTACGAGCAGGACGGCTTCCATTGGGAGAAGATGGACGTTAAGTGCTTCGTCCACTCCCAGTCCGCCGACATCGCCGTGGGCGTCGACGCCGCCGGTGAGAAGGACGAAGGCGCCGGCGACCAGGGCATCATGTTCGGCTACGCCTGCAACGAGACCCCGGCCCTGATGCCGGCGCCGATCTACTACAGCCACGCCATCCTGAAGTCGCTGGCCGAGGCGCGCCACTCCGGCGCCGCCCCGCAGCTCGGCCCCGACGCCAAGAGCCAGGTGACGCTGCAGTATGAGAACGGCAAGCCGGTGCGCGCCACCGCGGTGGTCGTCTCCACCCAGCACGCCGAGGGCCTGACCCAGGAGGAGGTGCGCGAGATCGTCCGTCCGCACGTCCTCAACTGCCTGCCGGCGGGCTGGATGTGCGACGAGGCGAACTTCTACGTCAACCCGACCGGCCGCTTCGTCATCGGCGGCCCGGACGGCGACGCCGGCCTGACCGGCCGCAAGATCATCGTGGACACCTACGGCGGTGCCGCCCCGCACGGCGGCGGCGCCTTCTCCGGCAAGGACCCGACGAAGGTCGACCGCTCGGCCGCCTACGCCGCGCGCTACCTCGCCAAGAACGTGGTCGCCGCCGGCCTGGCCGAGCGCTGCACGATCCAGCTCTCCTACGCCATCGGCGTGTCGAAGCCGCTGTCGGTCTATGTCGACACCCACGGCACCGGCACGGTGGACGAGGACCGGCTGTCGGAGGTCCTGCAGAAGCTGGTGGACCTCTCCCCGCGCGGCATCCGCACGCATCTGGGCCTGAACCGTCCGGTCTATGCGCGCACCGCCGCCTACGGTCATTTCGGCCGCGAGGCGGAGGCCGACGGCGGCTTCTCCTGGGAGAAGACCGACCTCGTCAACGATCTGCGCACCGCTTTCTTCTAA
- the rimP gene encoding ribosome maturation factor RimP produces MEATGRIEQIITPSVEAMGYELVRVQLTGGQRMVLQVMAERADGAPMTVEDCADISRAISAVLDVEDPIKSAYTLEVSSPGIDRPLTRLKDFERFAGFEAKLETRLAVDGRKRFKGMLKGVDDGLVCIESEQGAARLEFDNILRAKLVLTDELIRASQGQG; encoded by the coding sequence ATGGAAGCAACCGGTCGTATCGAGCAGATCATCACGCCGTCGGTCGAGGCCATGGGCTACGAACTCGTGCGTGTGCAGTTGACCGGTGGGCAGCGCATGGTTCTGCAGGTCATGGCGGAACGCGCCGACGGCGCGCCCATGACGGTCGAAGACTGCGCCGACATCAGCCGCGCGATCTCCGCGGTGCTCGACGTTGAAGATCCGATCAAGAGCGCCTACACGCTGGAGGTCAGCTCGCCCGGCATCGACCGGCCGCTGACCCGTCTGAAGGATTTCGAGCGTTTCGCCGGTTTCGAGGCCAAGCTGGAGACCCGGCTCGCCGTCGATGGCCGCAAGCGCTTCAAGGGCATGCTGAAGGGCGTCGACGACGGCCTCGTGTGCATCGAATCGGAACAGGGAGCCGCCCGGCTGGAGTTCGACAACATCCTGCGCGCCAAGCTGGTCTTGACGGATGAATTGATCCGCGCCAGCCAGGGCCAGGGTTGA
- a CDS encoding tRNA (guanine(46)-N(7))-methyltransferase TrmB: protein MTDSFLDSSKRLYGRRKGRPLRKRKTELLDGLLPSLEIPVPQPGDRVDPHALFAAPMRDIWLEVGFGSGHHMAWQAANNRDVGVIGAEPFINGVAGLLKLVDDEKVQDNVRILPDDARPLLDALPDASIGRAFVLFADPWPKKRHWERRFIGPDNLPRLARVLKDGAELRLASDDMGLVRWMLEHTVRHPDFEWTARGPSDWRRRTADWPPTRYEEKAIEAGRKPVFMRFIRKARG, encoded by the coding sequence ATGACCGACTCCTTCCTGGACTCGTCCAAGAGGCTCTATGGGCGGCGCAAGGGGCGCCCGCTCCGCAAGCGCAAGACCGAGCTGCTCGATGGGCTCCTGCCGTCGCTGGAAATCCCGGTGCCGCAGCCGGGCGACCGCGTCGATCCCCACGCCCTGTTCGCCGCCCCCATGCGCGACATCTGGCTGGAGGTCGGCTTCGGCAGCGGCCACCATATGGCGTGGCAGGCGGCGAACAACCGCGACGTGGGCGTGATCGGCGCCGAACCCTTCATCAACGGCGTCGCCGGCCTGCTCAAGCTCGTCGACGACGAGAAGGTCCAGGACAACGTCCGGATCCTGCCGGACGACGCCCGCCCGCTGCTCGACGCGCTGCCGGACGCCTCCATCGGGCGCGCCTTCGTGCTGTTCGCCGATCCCTGGCCGAAGAAACGCCATTGGGAACGCCGCTTCATCGGCCCGGACAATCTGCCGCGCCTCGCCCGCGTTCTGAAGGACGGGGCGGAACTGCGTCTGGCCAGCGACGACATGGGGCTGGTGCGCTGGATGCTGGAGCACACGGTCCGCCACCCCGACTTCGAATGGACCGCCCGCGGCCCGTCCGACTGGCGCCGCCGCACGGCGGACTGGCCGCCCACCCGCTACGAGGAGAAGGCCATCGAGGCCGGGCGCAAGCCGGTCTTCATGCGCTTCATCCGCAAGGCGCGGGGGTAG
- the ybeY gene encoding rRNA maturation RNase YbeY, with protein MAVDVVVSREAGEWADNAEWLCEQAALAALSVTYDEDEGPAELSVVLADDALVHRLNREYRGKDKPTNVLSFALTEAEEPELGEDAPVMLGDVILAWETVAREAAEQGKTPSDHMTHLVVHGVLHLLGYDHETDDEAEEMEQLETDVLATLGIADPYAATRSPPGEPNLDEQPPDR; from the coding sequence ATGGCCGTCGACGTCGTCGTTTCACGTGAAGCGGGCGAGTGGGCGGACAACGCCGAATGGCTGTGCGAACAGGCGGCGCTGGCTGCGCTCTCCGTCACCTACGACGAGGATGAGGGGCCGGCGGAGCTGTCCGTCGTGCTGGCCGACGACGCGCTGGTGCACCGCCTGAACCGCGAATACCGTGGCAAGGACAAGCCGACCAACGTCCTGTCCTTCGCCCTGACCGAGGCGGAGGAGCCCGAACTGGGCGAGGACGCGCCGGTCATGCTGGGCGACGTGATCCTGGCCTGGGAGACCGTCGCCCGTGAAGCCGCCGAGCAGGGTAAAACCCCTTCGGACCATATGACCCACCTTGTGGTGCATGGCGTTCTTCATTTGCTCGGGTATGATCACGAGACGGATGACGAGGCCGAGGAGATGGAGCAGCTCGAAACCGATGTGCTCGCGACCCTCGGAATCGCCGATCCGTACGCCGCCACGCGCTCTCCGCCCGGAGAGCCGAACCTGGACGAACAACCACCGGACCGATGA
- the miaB gene encoding tRNA (N6-isopentenyl adenosine(37)-C2)-methylthiotransferase MiaB, whose translation MSKKLFIKTWGCQMNVYDSARMADVLAPLGYRPVDEPDGADMVILNTCHIREKASEKVFSELGRLRQLKDVKAEAGDGRMIVAVAGCVAQAEGEEIVARAPFVDMVFGPQTYHTLPEMVAKASRKAGSVLNTDFPVESKFDFLPDESAGQGVSAFLAVQEGCDKFCTFCVVPYTRGAEFSRPGAQIVAEARRLVAGGTREINLLGQNVNAWHGDGPDGTTWGLGRLIRELAEIDGLERIRYTTSHPRDMEDDLIRAHAEVPQLMPYLHLPVQAGSDRVLAAMNRKHTADDYRRIVDRLRAAKPDLALSGDFIVGFPGESDADFAATLRLVTDVGYAQAYSFKYSPRPGTPAALEHAQVPEDVKEARLAALQQLLNAQQQAFNESFVGRTVPVLFDRVGKRTGQLLGKSPFLQSVHAEANERLLGRIVAVRIDAAHPNSLAGSVATGEYRSSATGTQPVEATV comes from the coding sequence TTGAGTAAGAAGCTCTTCATCAAGACCTGGGGTTGCCAGATGAACGTCTACGACTCCGCCCGCATGGCGGATGTCCTGGCACCTCTGGGCTACCGGCCGGTGGACGAGCCGGACGGCGCCGACATGGTGATCCTCAACACCTGCCACATCCGCGAAAAGGCCTCCGAGAAGGTGTTCTCGGAGCTGGGCCGCCTGCGCCAGCTCAAGGACGTCAAGGCGGAGGCCGGCGACGGCCGCATGATCGTCGCGGTGGCCGGCTGCGTCGCCCAGGCCGAGGGCGAGGAGATCGTCGCCCGCGCCCCCTTCGTGGACATGGTCTTCGGGCCGCAGACCTACCACACCCTGCCGGAGATGGTGGCCAAGGCCAGCCGCAAGGCGGGCAGCGTCCTGAACACGGACTTCCCCGTGGAGTCCAAGTTCGACTTCCTGCCGGACGAGAGCGCCGGGCAGGGGGTCTCCGCCTTCCTGGCGGTGCAGGAGGGCTGCGACAAGTTCTGCACCTTCTGCGTGGTGCCCTACACCCGCGGCGCCGAGTTCTCCCGTCCCGGCGCCCAGATCGTGGCGGAGGCCCGGCGCCTCGTCGCCGGCGGCACGCGTGAGATCAACCTGCTCGGCCAGAACGTCAACGCCTGGCACGGGGATGGGCCGGACGGCACCACCTGGGGCCTCGGGCGCCTGATCCGCGAACTGGCGGAGATCGACGGGCTGGAGCGCATCCGCTACACCACCTCGCACCCGCGCGACATGGAGGACGACCTCATCCGCGCCCACGCCGAGGTGCCGCAGCTCATGCCCTACCTGCATCTTCCGGTGCAGGCCGGGTCGGACCGCGTGCTGGCGGCGATGAACCGCAAGCACACGGCGGACGACTACCGCCGCATCGTCGACCGGCTGCGCGCCGCCAAGCCGGACCTGGCGCTGTCGGGCGACTTCATCGTCGGCTTCCCCGGCGAGAGCGACGCCGATTTCGCGGCGACGCTGCGCCTCGTCACCGACGTCGGCTACGCCCAGGCCTATTCCTTCAAGTACAGCCCGCGCCCCGGCACCCCGGCGGCGCTGGAGCACGCCCAGGTGCCCGAGGATGTCAAGGAGGCCCGTCTGGCCGCGCTCCAGCAGTTGCTGAACGCGCAGCAGCAGGCCTTCAACGAGAGCTTCGTCGGGCGCACCGTGCCGGTCCTGTTCGACCGCGTCGGCAAGCGCACCGGCCAGCTCCTGGGCAAGAGCCCCTTTCTGCAGTCGGTGCACGCCGAGGCCAACGAGCGGCTGCTCGGCCGCATCGTCGCGGTGCGCATCGACGCGGCCCATCCGAACAGCCTTGCCGGCAGCGTGGCGACCGGTGAATACCGCAGCTCCGCCACCGGCACGCAACCCGTGGAGGCGACCGTTTGA
- a CDS encoding PhoH family protein: MLYGEHDRHLARIENQLGVSLISRGNTLTIAGPAESSEAARSAIDALYERLKRGMTVGTGEVDAAVRMATGVGGAVRDQNLATLSRGEVAVRTRRKGAITPRSPMQAAYLQALAESEMVFGLGPAGTGKTYLAVAQAVALLTTGQVDRIILSRPAVEAGERLGFLPGDLKEKVDPYLRPLYDALHDMLPAEQVKKRLESGEIEIAPLAFMRGRTLANAFVILDEAQNTTPMQMKMFLTRLGEGGRMAVTGDISQTDLPAGAKSGLREALDILEGVEGIRFVQFTAADVVRHPLVARIIRAYDRAEGARAENDRAAEDRARGTRADGRRRPAPDGEGTP, encoded by the coding sequence ATGCTGTACGGGGAGCATGACCGCCACCTCGCCCGCATTGAGAACCAGCTGGGCGTTTCCCTGATCTCCCGCGGCAACACGCTGACCATCGCCGGCCCGGCGGAATCGTCGGAAGCCGCCCGTTCGGCCATCGACGCCCTCTACGAGCGCCTGAAGCGCGGCATGACCGTCGGCACCGGCGAGGTGGACGCCGCCGTCCGCATGGCGACCGGCGTCGGCGGCGCGGTGCGCGACCAGAATCTGGCGACGCTCAGCCGGGGCGAGGTTGCGGTGCGCACCCGCCGCAAGGGCGCCATCACCCCGCGCTCCCCCATGCAGGCGGCCTATCTGCAGGCGCTGGCGGAAAGCGAGATGGTCTTCGGCCTCGGCCCCGCCGGCACCGGCAAGACCTACCTCGCCGTGGCCCAGGCGGTGGCGCTGCTGACCACCGGCCAGGTGGACCGCATCATCCTGTCGCGCCCCGCCGTCGAGGCGGGGGAGCGGCTGGGCTTCCTGCCCGGCGACCTCAAGGAGAAGGTGGATCCTTATCTGCGCCCGCTCTACGACGCGCTGCACGACATGCTGCCGGCGGAGCAGGTGAAGAAGCGGCTGGAGTCCGGCGAGATCGAGATCGCGCCGCTCGCCTTCATGCGCGGCCGCACGCTCGCCAACGCCTTCGTCATCCTGGACGAGGCGCAGAACACCACGCCGATGCAGATGAAGATGTTCCTCACCCGCCTGGGCGAGGGGGGCCGCATGGCGGTCACCGGCGACATCTCCCAGACCGACCTGCCGGCCGGCGCCAAGTCCGGCCTGCGCGAGGCGCTGGACATCCTGGAAGGGGTGGAGGGCATCCGCTTCGTCCAATTCACCGCCGCCGACGTGGTGCGCCACCCGCTGGTCGCCCGCATCATCCGCGCCTATGACCGTGCCGAGGGCGCCCGCGCCGAGAACGACCGGGCCGCGGAGGACCGTGCCCGGGGCACCCGCGCCGACGGCCGGCGCCGGCCGGCCCCGGACGGGGAGGGAACACCGTGA
- the lnt gene encoding apolipoprotein N-acyltransferase — MTATDMTTTPARLGRLSAGLAGLTGWRRLLAAAGFGGLATLALPPADAVPLLLIAFPGLLWLLDGARTKRQAFAVGWFFGFGHHLLGLYWISAALFTDIDRFWWALPLSAAGLPILLAMFTGFATLLAWTLKGRGLGRVFLFAASWALFEWLRGHVFTGFPWNLIGYGWTGVLPVLQGVSLIGVYGLSLLTVLVASLPVALSDPAVPRRRAWGTLAAGLALFAALGAWGGLRLAGASDATVPDVRLRLVQPAIDQRLKWAAGERVRNVQQQMELSVAPAADPATAGPITHVIWAETAVPLFLDQDASLRQALGSVTPPGGLLITGVPRMEAGPEGEPLYYNSLAAVDGSGAVTGRFDKFHLVPFGEYMPLRRWLPVGAIAGNGAEFSAGPGPVSLDLKGLPPVSPLICYEVIFPGAVLPASRDGATRPRWMLNLTNDAWYGNTAGPHQHFAIARTRAVEEGMPLVRVANTGISGVVDSHGRITAMLPLGHRGVVDAALPEALPTPTLYGRVGDGAFGLLLLTCFAVGLRARHRG, encoded by the coding sequence TTGACCGCCACCGACATGACGACCACCCCGGCCCGGCTGGGCCGCCTGTCCGCGGGCCTGGCCGGGCTGACCGGCTGGCGCCGGCTGCTGGCGGCGGCGGGGTTCGGCGGGCTGGCGACGCTGGCGCTGCCGCCGGCCGACGCGGTGCCGCTGCTTCTGATCGCCTTTCCGGGGCTGCTCTGGCTGCTCGACGGGGCGCGGACCAAGCGGCAGGCCTTCGCGGTCGGCTGGTTCTTCGGCTTCGGCCATCACCTGCTCGGCCTCTACTGGATCAGCGCGGCTCTGTTCACCGACATCGACCGCTTCTGGTGGGCGCTGCCGCTGTCGGCGGCCGGGCTGCCGATCCTGCTGGCGATGTTCACCGGCTTCGCCACGCTGCTGGCCTGGACGCTGAAGGGACGGGGGCTGGGGCGGGTGTTCCTGTTCGCCGCCTCCTGGGCGCTGTTCGAATGGCTGCGCGGCCATGTCTTCACCGGCTTCCCGTGGAACCTGATCGGCTATGGCTGGACGGGCGTCCTGCCGGTTCTGCAGGGCGTCTCGCTGATCGGTGTCTATGGCCTCAGCCTGCTGACCGTGCTGGTGGCGTCGCTGCCGGTGGCGCTTTCCGACCCGGCGGTGCCGCGCCGCCGCGCCTGGGGGACGTTGGCCGCCGGGCTGGCGCTGTTCGCGGCGCTGGGCGCCTGGGGCGGGCTGCGGCTGGCCGGGGCGTCGGACGCGACGGTTCCGGACGTGCGACTGCGGCTCGTCCAGCCGGCCATCGACCAGCGGTTGAAATGGGCGGCGGGCGAGCGGGTGCGCAACGTCCAGCAGCAGATGGAACTCTCCGTCGCTCCCGCCGCGGATCCCGCAACCGCCGGACCCATCACCCATGTGATCTGGGCGGAGACCGCGGTGCCCCTGTTCCTCGACCAGGACGCCAGCCTGCGCCAAGCGCTGGGGTCGGTCACCCCGCCGGGCGGGCTGCTCATCACCGGGGTGCCGCGGATGGAGGCCGGGCCGGAAGGCGAGCCGCTCTATTACAACAGCCTGGCGGCGGTGGACGGCAGTGGGGCGGTGACGGGGCGCTTCGACAAGTTCCACCTCGTGCCCTTCGGCGAGTACATGCCGTTGCGCCGCTGGCTGCCGGTCGGGGCGATCGCCGGCAACGGGGCGGAGTTCTCCGCCGGGCCGGGACCGGTGTCGCTGGACCTCAAGGGCCTGCCGCCGGTCAGCCCGCTGATCTGCTACGAGGTCATCTTCCCCGGCGCGGTGCTGCCCGCGTCGCGGGACGGTGCCACCCGGCCGCGCTGGATGCTGAACCTGACCAACGACGCCTGGTACGGCAACACCGCCGGCCCTCACCAGCACTTCGCCATCGCCCGGACCCGCGCGGTCGAGGAGGGGATGCCGCTGGTCCGCGTCGCCAACACCGGCATCTCCGGCGTCGTGGACTCCCACGGCCGCATCACGGCCATGCTTCCGCTTGGTCACAGGGGTGTGGTCGATGCGGCCTTGCCGGAGGCGCTGCCCACCCCCACTCTCTACGGACGTGTGGGCGACGGCGCGTTTGGGTTGCTTCTTTTGACCTGTTTCGCGGTGGGCCTGCGCGCACGACATCGCGGTTAG
- a CDS encoding lysophospholipid acyltransferase family protein, with protein MTAVDATGARALGSPVRGGLRLAVYLLWTLLLIPAQALAVALRSPLRHRIPQFYHRVCAAILGIGVVVRGERATDGPVLFVSNHSSYLDITVLGSVIPGSFVAKSEVAGWPFFGVLAKLQQTVFVERKARSGVEKQRDELGARLDAGDSLILFPEGTSSDGNRTLPFKTALFAVAARRIGDRPLTVQPVSIAPTRLDGIPMGIAFRPCYAWYGDMDLAPHLWTVFTLGRMTVEVEFHPPVTIDGFSSRKALADHCQRAVARGVERAVSGKPLPAATA; from the coding sequence ATGACGGCGGTGGATGCAACCGGTGCGCGCGCCCTGGGATCGCCGGTGCGCGGCGGCCTGCGCCTGGCGGTATATCTGCTGTGGACGCTGCTGCTGATCCCGGCGCAGGCGCTGGCCGTCGCGTTGCGCTCGCCGCTGCGCCACCGCATCCCGCAATTCTACCACCGGGTCTGCGCCGCCATCCTGGGCATCGGCGTCGTGGTGCGCGGCGAACGCGCCACGGACGGGCCGGTGCTGTTCGTTTCCAACCATTCCTCCTACCTCGACATCACGGTGCTGGGGTCGGTCATTCCGGGCTCCTTCGTGGCGAAGAGCGAGGTTGCCGGCTGGCCCTTCTTCGGGGTGCTGGCGAAGCTCCAGCAGACCGTCTTCGTCGAGCGCAAGGCCCGCTCCGGGGTGGAGAAGCAGCGCGACGAGCTGGGCGCCCGGCTGGACGCCGGCGACAGCCTGATCCTGTTCCCCGAAGGCACCTCCAGCGACGGCAACCGCACGCTCCCCTTCAAGACGGCGCTGTTCGCGGTGGCCGCCCGCCGCATCGGGGACCGGCCGCTGACCGTCCAGCCGGTCAGCATCGCGCCGACGCGGCTGGACGGCATCCCGATGGGGATCGCCTTCCGTCCCTGTTACGCGTGGTACGGCGACATGGATCTCGCCCCCCATCTGTGGACCGTCTTCACGCTGGGCCGCATGACGGTGGAGGTGGAGTTCCATCCCCCCGTGACCATCGATGGCTTCTCCAGCCGCAAGGCCCTCGCCGACCATTGCCAGCGCGCCGTGGCGCGGGGCGTGGAGCGCGCGGTGTCCGGAAAGCCGTTGCCCGCCGCAACAGCGTGA
- a CDS encoding helix-turn-helix transcriptional regulator yields MPATETRGRRAAAGRPKTGKPNPIDVHVGSRVRLRRTLLGMSQEKLGEAIGLTFQQVQKYERGANRIGASRLFDLSRVLDVPVSFFFDDMPAEAAAAPVDDDEAGGAGFEERSGGYEPDPMAKRETLELVRAYYRINDPSVRKRLFELTKAVANSGMVEAAE; encoded by the coding sequence ATGCCAGCAACAGAAACGCGGGGCCGCCGGGCCGCTGCCGGTCGCCCCAAGACGGGCAAGCCGAACCCGATCGACGTTCACGTCGGCTCCCGCGTCCGGTTGCGCCGGACCCTTCTGGGAATGAGCCAGGAGAAGCTGGGGGAGGCCATCGGCCTGACCTTCCAGCAAGTGCAGAAGTACGAACGCGGCGCCAACCGCATCGGCGCCTCGCGCCTGTTCGACCTCAGCCGCGTCCTGGACGTGCCGGTGTCCTTCTTCTTCGACGACATGCCGGCGGAAGCCGCCGCGGCCCCGGTTGACGACGACGAGGCCGGCGGCGCCGGTTTCGAGGAGCGTTCGGGCGGCTACGAGCCGGACCCGATGGCCAAGCGCGAGACGCTGGAGCTGGTGCGCGCCTACTACCGCATCAACGACCCGTCGGTGCGCAAGCGCCTGTTCGAGCTGACCAAGGCCGTCGCCAATTCCGGCATGGTCGAAGCGGCCGAATAA
- a CDS encoding GNAT family N-acyltransferase, with product MADTGTDQGSSSDLRMGSLEVRLAESAAEIDWAQALRYRVFYEEMSAVPSPDMAARHRDFDDFDTICDHLLVIDHARGDGPESVVGTYRLIRRPAAAKAGRFYSSDEYDIGRLVSYPGEILELGRSCVDAAYRTRGSSMQLLWRGIAAYVFHHDIAVMFGCASLPGTDPVAMAEPLAYLHHFHLAPEELRPVALPERYVGMDLMPRDRIDPKRALSVLPPLIKGYLRLGGFIGDGAVIDHQFNTTDVSIVVKTDLITNKYSKHYERRSRDAQIA from the coding sequence ATGGCTGATACAGGCACGGACCAGGGCAGCTCTTCGGATCTGCGCATGGGCTCCCTCGAAGTTCGGCTGGCCGAAAGCGCCGCCGAGATCGATTGGGCGCAGGCGTTGCGCTACCGCGTCTTCTACGAAGAGATGTCGGCGGTGCCGTCGCCGGACATGGCCGCGCGCCATCGCGACTTCGACGATTTCGACACCATCTGCGACCATCTGCTGGTCATCGACCACGCCCGCGGCGACGGCCCGGAATCCGTGGTCGGCACCTACCGGTTGATCCGCCGCCCGGCGGCGGCCAAGGCCGGGCGCTTCTATTCCAGCGACGAATACGACATCGGGCGGCTGGTCAGCTATCCGGGGGAAATCCTGGAGCTGGGGCGGTCCTGCGTCGATGCGGCCTACCGCACGCGCGGCAGCAGCATGCAGCTGCTGTGGCGGGGCATCGCGGCCTATGTCTTCCACCACGACATCGCGGTGATGTTCGGCTGCGCCAGCCTGCCGGGCACCGACCCGGTGGCGATGGCCGAGCCGCTCGCCTACCTGCACCACTTCCATCTGGCCCCGGAGGAGCTGCGCCCGGTGGCGCTGCCGGAACGCTATGTCGGCATGGACCTGATGCCCCGCGACCGGATCGACCCCAAGCGCGCGCTGTCCGTTCTGCCGCCGCTGATCAAGGGCTATCTGCGGCTGGGCGGCTTCATCGGCGACGGCGCGGTGATCGATCACCAGTTCAACACCACCGATGTGTCGATCGTGGTGAAGACCGACCTGATCACCAACAAGTACTCCAAGCATTACGAGCGGCGCAGCCGCGACGCCCAGATCGCGTGA
- a CDS encoding antibiotic biosynthesis monooxygenase gives MILETALLTVRPGLGTAFERAMVEAQPLIVATPGFLGLEVRPCLEAPDRYLLLVRWERLEDHTEGFRGSDRYARWKALLHRFYDPFPVVEHYGEPVASTPAPCG, from the coding sequence GTGATCCTTGAAACCGCTCTCCTGACCGTCAGGCCCGGCCTGGGCACGGCCTTCGAACGGGCGATGGTTGAGGCGCAGCCCCTGATCGTCGCGACTCCGGGCTTCCTCGGGCTGGAGGTGCGGCCCTGCCTGGAGGCGCCGGACCGCTACCTTCTGCTCGTCCGCTGGGAGCGGCTGGAGGACCACACCGAAGGCTTCCGGGGATCCGACCGCTACGCCCGCTGGAAGGCACTGCTCCACCGTTTCTACGACCCGTTCCCGGTGGTGGAGCATTACGGCGAGCCGGTGGCGTCTACCCCCGCGCCTTGCGGATGA